In Nitrobacteraceae bacterium AZCC 1564, the following proteins share a genomic window:
- a CDS encoding ATP-binding cassette subfamily C protein LapB (product_source=KO:K12541; cath_funfam=1.20.1560.10,3.40.50.300,3.90.70.10; cog=COG2274; ko=KO:K12541; pfam=PF00005,PF00664; smart=SM00382; superfamily=52540,90123; tigrfam=TIGR03375; transmembrane_helix_parts=Inside_1_175,TMhelix_176_198,Outside_199_207,TMhelix_208_230,Inside_231_288,TMhelix_289_311,Outside_312_314,TMhelix_315_332,Inside_333_411,TMhelix_412_434,Outside_435_741), translating into MNFSTATYRDGSTTDARERIDHQRDPLADALIYLAAHHGRAISREALIAGLPIIDGRLTASLVERAGLRAGLEIAPAKRALADIPALVLPALLVMKDGVPLIFRKLDEMTQLAQVVDPASPQAPRSVPLAELAARYSGYFFLVKPVATADPRTVASGDLPRTHWFWSVVRRFGSNYTHVALAALLVNMLALAAPLFTMNVYDRVVPNGAIPSLVALAIGLGLAIIFDFIIRVVRSRIVDLTGKKIDVVLAADIFEHILAVKMANRPTSVGILANQMRDFDSVREFFTSGTVIAATDLFFAMIFIAVLFIIAGPLAWIPLMMLPIVIGTGFLLQRPLENAMKRLQAESSARHGVLIESLSGIETVRATGAESRMQTAWERSVAATARSGEDVHFWSSLALTITSSAQQITSMLLVVIGVFLILDGKITMGSLIAANMLSGRVLAPISSLASVITRATQTVSALRSIDRLMTLERERPPGRSYVSRKIERGAITFDKVSFSYPNSKEKALDSVSFTISPGERVAIIGRVGSGKTTVGRLLTGFYDPTEGGIAIDGIDARQYDPADLRAGIGFVMQDTDLFFGKLRDNITLGKPSATDEEVIEAARLSGVEQFIAGHPLGYDMPVAEGGRSLSGGQKQAIGLARAMIRKPKIMFMDEPTAHFDVRSETEFLERLKGLAKSDMTIIVSTHRPSLLSLVNRILVFEKGKLVADGPREAILASLQAGAKRNEPVKFETPAVKTNAAV; encoded by the coding sequence GCCTGCGTGCCGGACTTGAAATCGCTCCCGCCAAGCGTGCGCTTGCCGACATTCCCGCACTGGTGCTGCCCGCGCTGCTGGTGATGAAGGATGGCGTGCCGCTGATCTTCAGGAAGCTCGACGAGATGACGCAGCTTGCGCAAGTCGTCGATCCTGCCAGTCCGCAGGCGCCGCGAAGCGTGCCGCTTGCAGAGCTCGCTGCGCGTTACTCAGGCTACTTCTTCCTCGTCAAACCTGTTGCCACCGCCGATCCGCGCACTGTTGCCTCCGGCGACCTGCCGCGCACCCACTGGTTCTGGTCCGTGGTGCGCCGCTTCGGCTCGAATTACACCCACGTCGCGCTGGCCGCGCTTCTCGTCAACATGCTCGCGCTGGCGGCGCCGCTGTTCACGATGAACGTCTACGACCGTGTCGTGCCCAACGGCGCGATCCCATCTCTCGTCGCGCTCGCCATCGGACTTGGCCTCGCCATCATCTTCGATTTCATCATCCGCGTCGTGCGCAGCCGCATTGTCGATCTCACCGGCAAGAAGATCGACGTGGTGCTCGCCGCCGACATCTTCGAACACATCCTCGCGGTAAAAATGGCGAACCGGCCGACTTCGGTCGGCATTCTCGCCAACCAGATGCGGGACTTCGATTCCGTGCGCGAGTTCTTCACCTCGGGCACCGTGATTGCAGCCACCGACCTGTTCTTCGCGATGATCTTCATCGCGGTGCTATTCATCATCGCAGGACCTTTAGCCTGGATCCCGCTGATGATGCTGCCGATCGTGATCGGCACCGGCTTCCTGCTGCAGCGACCGCTGGAAAACGCCATGAAGCGGCTGCAGGCGGAATCGTCCGCTCGCCACGGTGTCCTGATTGAATCGCTCTCCGGCATCGAAACCGTCCGCGCGACGGGCGCGGAATCGCGCATGCAGACGGCGTGGGAACGCTCGGTCGCCGCCACCGCACGCTCCGGCGAGGACGTGCATTTCTGGTCATCGCTGGCGCTCACCATCACCAGCTCCGCACAGCAGATCACCAGCATGCTGCTGGTGGTGATCGGCGTGTTCCTGATCCTCGACGGCAAGATCACCATGGGTTCGTTGATCGCCGCCAACATGCTGTCCGGCCGCGTACTGGCGCCGATCTCCAGCCTTGCGTCCGTCATCACGCGCGCGACGCAGACCGTCAGCGCGCTGCGTTCGATCGACCGGCTGATGACGCTCGAACGCGAGCGGCCGCCGGGGCGCTCCTACGTCTCGCGCAAGATCGAGCGTGGCGCGATCACCTTCGACAAGGTCAGCTTCAGCTATCCCAACTCTAAAGAAAAAGCGCTCGACAGCGTGTCGTTCACGATCTCGCCGGGTGAACGCGTGGCGATCATCGGCCGCGTCGGCTCGGGCAAAACCACAGTGGGCCGGCTGCTGACCGGCTTCTATGACCCCACGGAAGGCGGCATCGCCATCGACGGCATCGACGCGCGGCAGTACGACCCTGCCGACCTGCGCGCGGGGATCGGCTTCGTCATGCAGGACACCGACCTTTTCTTCGGCAAGCTGCGCGACAACATCACGCTCGGCAAACCTTCAGCCACCGATGAAGAGGTTATCGAGGCCGCAAGGCTCTCCGGCGTGGAGCAATTCATCGCTGGCCATCCGCTGGGCTACGATATGCCCGTGGCCGAAGGCGGCCGCAGTCTCTCCGGCGGTCAGAAGCAGGCCATCGGCCTTGCGCGCGCAATGATCCGCAAGCCGAAGATCATGTTCATGGATGAGCCCACCGCACATTTCGACGTGCGCAGCGAAACCGAATTCCTCGAGCGGCTGAAGGGTCTCGCGAAATCGGACATGACCATCATCGTGTCCACGCACCGCCCGTCCCTGCTCTCGCTGGTCAACCGCATTCTCGTTTTCGAGAAAGGCAAGCTGGTGGCCGACGGTCCGCGCGAAGCCATTCTGGCGTCGCTGCAGGCTGGCGCGAAGCGGAATGAGCCCGTCAAGTTCGAAACTCCGGCTGTGAAGACCAATGCAGCAGTCTGA